A stretch of Hydractinia symbiolongicarpus strain clone_291-10 chromosome 9, HSymV2.1, whole genome shotgun sequence DNA encodes these proteins:
- the LOC130656545 gene encoding zinc finger protein with KRAB and SCAN domains 3-like, protein MAEFFLHKSSPTYLHPENADVMSISQFMAQNLRQPPPPIPPPPKHTFEISEGESVEIEKIVAAEKKDGQLYYKVKWVKYTWEAEESIQHLPHLIDGYWREHFYQNINQAAIDTTGISLVSNENDYARNKSVVVNPHDNREVQKHVGGNIVTTPAENQDVNNPNVTTPTVTEGNDVILEFTMGQQGKPMETFQNRVQLNVEKKARRAYPLERKYLCNVCNKAFDRNTSLTRHMLVHTREKPFKCQLCDKAFSQNAHLKRHILIHIGQKSYQCNKCGKMFIEKGGLARHEATHSTEKPWVCNQCGKSFVLNEYLQRHLFLHTGQKPYQCNECGRLFADGSSWRAHKLTHNKEKKYKCHICSKMLKCKRNFKKHVQAHEEEKEMKHNCDVCDLRFPNKKLLKDHLRKARKNHRCKVCNKLLRTRDKYVTHMATHDPNSATYNPEVKMADPEEDKEDEKEDGEDGSMKSDDDQKSDGENQEKEEEEEEEEEEEDDDESNNVAREEGEVLLDKILKSNPDAAISPDNPGQVTSPTDSCPSTFTTLILKAEHLENACSSTPDTPDISIETPTTVSSTTEAALVAAISGSTGLTLPIGTGSVAPSVDVANSRQNTIAAANNVITNIVVASAQAASMASVPIEMPNTDTLSVSQEQISVAVVPGHESTIGLPVTNEEQSIAVQNDATSVVSSGVNMLPNTATDADVAETIILITQNNDVDMPEQM, encoded by the exons GATGGACAGTTGTATTACAAAGTAAAATGGGTGAAGTACACTTGGGAAGCTGAAGAGAGCATACAACATCTACCACATTTAATTGATGGTTACTGGAGAGAGCATTTTTATCAAAACATCAACCAAGCTGCCATAGACACAACTGGTATTAGCTTGGTCAGTAATGAGAATGATTATGCACGCAATAAATCAGTTGTTGTTAATCCACATGACAATAGAGAAGTGCAAAAA CACGTTGGTGGAAACATCGTTACAACACCAGCAGAAAACCAAG ATGTCAACAATCCAAATGTCACAACGCCAACAGTTACAGAGGGCAATGACGTCATTCTTGAGTTTACAATGGGACAACAAGGAAAACCAATGGAAACCTTTCAAAACCGTGTTCAGTTAAATGTTGAGAAAAAAGCACGCCGTGCCTATCCATTGGAAAGAAAATACTTGTGCAATGTGTGTAACAAAGCATTCGATCGAAACACATCGTTGACTCGACATATGCTTGTACACACACGTGAAAAGCCATTTAAATGCCAACTGTGTGATAAAGCCTTTAGTCAAAATGCACATTTGAAACGTCACATTTTGATTCATATTGGTCAAAAATCTTACCAGTGCAATAAATGCGGCAAGATGTTTATCGAAAAGGGAGGATTGGCCAGACACGAGGCTACTCATAGCACTGAAAAGCCATGGGTATGCAACCAATGTGGCAAATCTTTTGTCTTAAACGAGTATCTGCAGCgacatttatttttacatacTGGTCAAAAGCCATACCAGTGTAACGAATGTGGACGTCTGTTTGCTGATGGTTCCTCGTGGAGAGCTCACAAACTCACTCATAACAAAGAAAAGAAGTACAAATGTCACATTTGCTCTAAAATGTTGAAATGTAAACGGAACTTTAAAAAGCATGTACAAGCCCATGAAGAGGAAAAAGAGATGAAGCATAACTGTGATGTGTGTGATTTAAGATTTCCAAATAAAAAGCTACTCAAGGATCATCTACGGAAGGCTAGGAAAAACCACAGATGCAAGGTTTGTAACAAACTTTTGCGAACAAGAGATAAATATGTGACTCACATGGCCACCCATGATCCGAATTCCGCCACCTACAACCCTGAAGTAAAAATGGCTGACCCTGAAGAAGACAAAGAGGATGAAAAAGAAGATGGCGAAGATGGAAGTATGAAATCTGATGATGACCAGAAGTCGGACGgagaaaatcaagaaaaagaagaagaagaggaggaagaagaagaagaggaagatgaTGATGAAAGCAATAATGTGGCACGTGAGGAAGGTGAGGTGCTTTTAGACAAGATTTTAAAATCGAATCCCGATGCAGCCATTAGTCCAGACAATCCTGGTCAAGTGACGTCTCCAACAGACTCGTGTCCGTCAACTTTCACGACCCTAATTTTGAAAGCAGAACATCTTGAAAATGCCTGTTCCTCGACACCGGACACGCCTGATATAAGTATTGAGACACCCACAACTGTGTCCAGTACTACTGAAGCAGCACTTGTAGCTGCCATTAGTGGTTCTACTGGTCTCACATTACCTATTGGTACTGGAAGTGTCGCTCCATCGGTCGACGTTGCTAATTCGCGACAGAACACAATTGCAGCAGCTAATAACGTCATCACAAATATCGTTGTTGCTTCTGCTCAGGCAGCATCCATGGCGTCAGTTCCTATAGAGATGCCGAATACTGACACTTTGAGTGTATCTCAAGAACAAATTTCTGTCGCTGTTGTACCAGGTCATGAAAGCACCATTGGCTTGCCTGTTACGAATGAGGAGCAGTCGATCGCTGTACAAAACGACGCAACTTCCGTTGTCTCTTCTGGCGTAAACATGTTACCGAACACTGCGACAGATGCGGACGTGGCGGAAACAATCATTTTAATAACACAGAATAATGACGTGGATATGCCAGAACAAATGTAA